In Thermodesulforhabdus norvegica, a single window of DNA contains:
- the ybeY gene encoding rRNA maturation RNase YbeY, which yields MILSALGCHDVELSILLTDNREIAHLNKTYRSVDEPTDVLSFPMGNGDPEHEGIPRILGDVVISIEMAMEMSERYNVPLETVLDVLLTHGVLHLLGYDHDTRDNAREMDERALEILRLFGHMPENLNWYLTESWYEDDREG from the coding sequence TTGATCTTAAGCGCCTTGGGCTGTCATGATGTGGAGCTGAGTATCCTGCTTACTGACAATCGGGAGATTGCCCACCTTAACAAAACCTACAGGAGTGTTGATGAGCCCACGGATGTTTTGTCCTTTCCCATGGGCAATGGAGACCCGGAGCATGAAGGTATTCCCCGTATTCTGGGAGATGTTGTCATATCGATAGAGATGGCAATGGAGATGTCTGAACGCTATAATGTTCCACTTGAAACCGTTCTGGATGTGTTGCTCACTCACGGTGTTCTCCATCTCCTGGGCTACGACCATGATACCCGGGACAATGCCCGGGAAATGGATGAAAGGGCTCTGGAAATCCTGAGATTGTTCGGGCATATGCCCGAAAACCTGAACTGGTACCTTACTGAAAGCTGGTACGAAGACGATCGGGAGGGCTGA
- a CDS encoding DNA integrity scanning protein DisA nucleotide-binding domain protein, whose amino-acid sequence MNYASKKLRIVNVLEGLMEGLSDFCGPTRAALIYAEHPEDPLRIWDPFRLLDGHEPRLKELYVDSEKWRECELSLEEMRFFGEMVPEKDIGLSGVISYGGRTGAIFYQMWFVDHHPDLCSRGPVERWLEHAVCMLSHDFVTEDAFYTASSRYVLREYAKYAVRDYILDELNLLIGWDMPYHVTSVLDVILGLSKLPEEGSLPEGRLAVVEPKICEALPLAVKFPSADRPLLKNLKHVRKLLTAVRDNPELALISDGTSIIGIGRCDGKLPSVVAEFKKTYGFVHIGENPVCSFSEGKFYATNRQPHLVELEELLLEADLEEDVRDEIFRICLTIVRRSVEEKHGCAIVVDLNEAPIPISGQRLDKPLDLSDPENLKLACALSKLDGAVHIGRDLRLHGFSCLLDGFAVPGEDRSRGARYNSAMRFTAQHPGVIVIAVSADRPVAVFQEGVDVTGHRWFENYAEDKIFKTPMTLKEWLGL is encoded by the coding sequence ATGAACTATGCAAGCAAGAAACTCAGAATAGTGAACGTACTGGAAGGCCTTATGGAAGGGCTTTCCGATTTCTGCGGTCCAACCCGTGCCGCACTGATTTACGCAGAGCATCCGGAGGATCCGCTCCGTATCTGGGATCCTTTCAGACTGCTTGACGGGCATGAACCCCGGCTTAAGGAGCTCTATGTTGATTCGGAGAAGTGGAGGGAGTGTGAACTGAGCCTTGAAGAGATGCGCTTTTTCGGCGAGATGGTTCCCGAAAAGGACATCGGGCTTAGCGGTGTTATTTCTTACGGTGGTAGGACCGGCGCCATATTCTATCAGATGTGGTTCGTTGATCATCATCCCGACCTCTGCTCCCGAGGACCCGTAGAAAGATGGCTTGAACATGCGGTCTGTATGCTTTCTCATGATTTCGTTACCGAAGATGCCTTTTACACGGCGAGCTCGCGTTACGTGTTAAGGGAGTACGCAAAGTACGCCGTCAGGGATTACATCCTCGATGAACTGAATTTGCTCATCGGCTGGGATATGCCCTATCATGTAACGTCCGTTCTGGACGTTATTCTGGGCCTTTCCAAGCTTCCGGAAGAGGGATCTTTGCCCGAAGGACGCCTGGCCGTTGTGGAGCCGAAAATTTGTGAGGCTCTGCCTCTGGCCGTAAAATTTCCTTCTGCGGATCGACCTTTGCTTAAGAATCTGAAACACGTCAGAAAGCTTCTTACGGCCGTGAGGGATAATCCGGAACTGGCACTGATATCCGACGGAACCTCCATCATAGGGATAGGGCGCTGTGACGGTAAACTCCCTTCGGTTGTTGCCGAATTTAAGAAAACTTACGGATTCGTGCATATTGGGGAAAACCCCGTTTGCAGTTTCTCTGAAGGAAAATTTTATGCCACGAACAGACAACCTCATCTGGTGGAGCTGGAGGAGCTCCTTCTTGAGGCCGATCTTGAAGAGGATGTACGCGATGAAATCTTCAGGATATGCCTGACGATTGTGCGTCGCTCCGTTGAAGAAAAGCACGGTTGTGCGATTGTCGTGGATCTGAACGAAGCGCCCATACCGATATCCGGACAGCGACTTGATAAACCTTTAGACCTATCTGATCCTGAAAACCTTAAGCTTGCCTGTGCATTATCCAAGCTCGATGGGGCCGTTCACATAGGAAGAGACCTTCGCCTTCACGGTTTTTCGTGTCTTCTGGACGGGTTTGCCGTTCCCGGCGAGGATAGATCGAGGGGTGCAAGGTACAATTCGGCCATGAGGTTTACCGCGCAGCATCCGGGTGTTATTGTTATTGCCGTTTCTGCCGATAGGCCGGTGGCGGTTTTTCAGGAAGGTGTTGATGTTACCGGCCATAGGTGGTTTGAGAACTACGCCGAAGATAAAATCTTCAAAACTCCTATGACCCTTAAGGAATGGCTGGGTCTATGA
- a CDS encoding HD family phosphohydrolase: protein MKEKENLSAKKIKKGKVFSERLGSNEGIVVFIGLCTVTFLSLLFVTGAFRGNQESWLRGLAIFLGFLILTGATLSVPYQIGAKHLFRKKLQKKDAVFLSSALCIEVGAIYCINWFQIHLADVPSMIVSSDELGLLTLLFPSVALPMIVVTFFNVSVAWVFSFVSSIFMSFIIGRNVEVLVYYTLGALFAVHLLYPYHDRIKPIRVGLWTGVFQGLLVLCVLIVDGSSVASEMALCFLAAVFGGILSGILASGLIPVAEYLFGYTTDTRLMELATLDHPLLQELLVHAPGTYQHSIIVGNMVEVAARSIGANALLAKVAAYFHDVGKIKKPLYFIENQFGCENRHDKLAPSMSSLILMSHVKDGVELARKYKLGKEIIEIIAQHHGTSLISYFYQKAVEAREKAQEQKKGTELPPVKEEDFRYPGPKPQTKEAGLVMLADMAEAACRSLPNPTPARVKGMVNKIINQAFVDGQLDECELTLRDLHQIAKHFHQILSTIHHRRIEYPAQEPSTRARETGNGRDSNQQQPAPSDRPEVPASAGGVDLKRLGLS from the coding sequence ATGAAGGAAAAGGAAAATCTTTCTGCAAAAAAGATAAAAAAGGGTAAGGTCTTTTCAGAACGGTTGGGTTCCAATGAGGGAATCGTTGTCTTTATCGGTCTCTGTACTGTTACCTTCTTGAGCCTTCTTTTTGTCACAGGGGCTTTCAGGGGAAATCAGGAGAGCTGGCTCAGAGGGCTTGCAATTTTTCTGGGTTTCCTGATTCTTACCGGTGCCACACTTTCCGTACCCTATCAAATAGGTGCAAAGCACCTGTTCCGTAAGAAACTACAGAAAAAAGATGCGGTCTTCCTCTCATCGGCCCTCTGCATCGAGGTTGGGGCCATCTACTGCATTAACTGGTTTCAGATTCATCTGGCCGATGTGCCGTCGATGATCGTTTCTTCCGACGAACTGGGTCTGTTGACTTTGCTGTTTCCTTCCGTCGCCCTTCCCATGATCGTCGTGACCTTCTTTAACGTTTCCGTTGCGTGGGTTTTCTCTTTTGTCTCATCCATCTTCATGAGCTTTATAATCGGGCGAAACGTTGAGGTTCTGGTTTATTACACTTTAGGAGCACTTTTTGCCGTTCATTTACTCTATCCCTATCACGATAGAATTAAACCGATACGGGTTGGATTGTGGACCGGTGTTTTCCAGGGCTTGCTGGTGCTGTGTGTTTTGATTGTCGATGGGTCTTCCGTTGCGTCGGAGATGGCCCTCTGCTTTCTGGCGGCGGTTTTCGGAGGGATACTTTCGGGGATTCTTGCTTCCGGTCTTATACCCGTTGCGGAATACCTCTTCGGTTATACGACAGACACCAGGCTTATGGAGCTGGCAACCCTCGATCACCCGTTGCTTCAGGAATTGCTCGTTCACGCTCCTGGAACCTATCAGCACAGCATAATAGTGGGAAACATGGTGGAGGTGGCAGCAAGGTCAATAGGCGCCAACGCCCTTCTGGCCAAGGTTGCCGCTTATTTTCACGATGTGGGCAAGATAAAGAAACCGCTCTATTTCATAGAGAATCAGTTTGGTTGTGAGAATCGTCACGATAAGCTGGCCCCGTCAATGAGTAGCCTGATACTGATGTCTCACGTTAAAGACGGAGTGGAGCTGGCCCGAAAGTACAAGCTCGGGAAGGAGATAATCGAAATTATAGCTCAGCATCATGGAACAAGCCTCATCTCTTACTTCTACCAGAAAGCCGTGGAGGCTCGGGAGAAGGCTCAGGAGCAGAAGAAGGGAACGGAGTTACCACCCGTCAAAGAGGAGGACTTTCGATATCCCGGCCCGAAACCTCAGACCAAAGAGGCAGGTCTGGTAATGCTTGCCGACATGGCGGAGGCGGCATGCCGTTCTTTACCCAATCCCACGCCTGCCAGGGTTAAAGGTATGGTGAATAAAATTATAAATCAGGCCTTTGTTGACGGGCAGCTTGATGAGTGCGAGCTGACCCTGAGAGACCTTCATCAAATTGCAAAGCATTTCCATCAGATCCTTTCCACAATCCACCACAGGCGTATAGAATATCCTGCTCAGGAACCGTCAACCAGAGCTAGGGAAACCGGAAATGGCAGAGATTCTAATCAGCAACAACCAGCGCCATCCGATCGACCTGAAGTTCCTGCATCGGCGGGCGGAGTTGATCTTAAGCGCCTTGGGCTGTCATGA
- a CDS encoding efflux RND transporter permease subunit, which translates to MKSIIRWFVENHVAATMLKVFVVVAGLLQLYTMKVEVFPEASLDQVSVIVNYPNASPDEVEEAIIDKIEERVVGLEGVRKVTSIAAEGVGVVTVEFTEDRDVQEVLDDVKTEVGQITTFPEEAETPIIRENVVRMEVIDLVVYGDVSERVLKRAAQIVKDEIIRLPHVSLAEIFGARESEIHIEIPEENLRSLDLTLQDVASVVRRLSLNLPAGKVTNLEGEVLFRATGRVETARFYNDLVIISMPDGSRVRIRDIGRAREGFENIGMSVRYNGKPAMLIVVYRVSEQNALTVAREVKEFLPLLKKRLPAGVDVGYFADMSLVLKDRIRLLVKNLAMGFVLVVFLLGIFLDFRLSLWVSAGIPVSFLAAFAVLPFVDVSVNMVSLFAFIMVLGIVVDDAIVVGENIFRKSREGLNPVDAAVSGTVDVGIPVIFSVLTTMVAFAPLLGGSGMMGKIMRNIPLVVILVLAGSLLEAIFVLPSHLSRSSSLAGVDRPKMADRLLALFVSGPYSRFMSRCFRYRYLVVAFFGASIILSLGIWKAGWIGYTFFPNVEGDWIICSLRLPTGASEERTREVVNEVEKRLAAAVEEIEGTPSKDRELLVKSVSTLIGVQMSTEDLSGQFVSGSHLAQIFVELLPAQERDVSSTAVMNKWREKCAGLPGIEEITFQSALFSPGKPIQVNFYGDDEEMLRKAAEMLKKALSEYSGVYDIGDSMVAGKPEIKFDLLPWGRSLGLTLQDLAGQVRHAFYGAEALRFQRESDEVKVLVRLPEEERRTPDNLENLFIRTPAGGWVQFKDVAQARISRGYTYIEHEAKQRVVKVTADVNTAVANAKEIRSDLAKRVLPKILGAYSGIRYSFEGEAREERESLRDVFKGFGVALIGIYTLLAIPFRSFTQPLIVITAIPFGIVGALLGHIFLGYDVSIISLFGIVGLSGVVVNDSLVLVERINRLKPNSTISSAALEAVMVRFRPVILTSLTTFVGLVPIIFERSVQAKVLIPMAISLGFGIIFATVVTLILVPCLYLILEDFHLLLGKAGVLLRGLLRPVER; encoded by the coding sequence GTGAAGTCCATCATACGCTGGTTTGTTGAAAACCATGTGGCGGCAACCATGTTGAAAGTGTTCGTGGTGGTTGCCGGACTTCTGCAGCTTTATACCATGAAGGTCGAGGTTTTTCCCGAAGCATCGCTCGATCAGGTGTCGGTCATCGTCAATTATCCCAATGCATCTCCTGATGAGGTTGAAGAAGCCATCATAGACAAAATAGAGGAAAGGGTTGTCGGCCTTGAAGGTGTAAGGAAGGTGACCTCCATTGCGGCAGAGGGAGTGGGGGTTGTGACCGTTGAGTTTACCGAAGATCGGGATGTTCAGGAAGTGCTGGATGATGTCAAAACGGAGGTCGGCCAGATTACGACCTTCCCGGAAGAGGCGGAGACGCCGATTATTCGAGAAAATGTGGTGAGAATGGAGGTTATAGACCTGGTTGTTTACGGAGATGTGAGTGAGCGGGTTTTAAAAAGGGCCGCTCAGATTGTAAAAGACGAGATTATAAGGCTCCCTCACGTCTCCCTTGCTGAAATATTCGGCGCAAGAGAGAGTGAAATTCACATAGAAATCCCCGAAGAAAATTTACGGAGTCTGGACCTTACCCTCCAGGACGTTGCCTCCGTTGTGAGACGGTTGAGCCTGAACCTTCCGGCGGGGAAGGTTACCAACCTTGAGGGTGAGGTTCTGTTCAGAGCAACGGGTCGGGTGGAAACCGCAAGGTTTTACAATGACCTGGTGATTATCAGCATGCCTGACGGTTCGAGGGTCAGGATAAGGGATATCGGAAGGGCCCGTGAGGGTTTTGAAAACATCGGCATGTCCGTCCGCTACAACGGTAAGCCCGCAATGTTAATAGTGGTGTACCGGGTATCGGAACAGAATGCCCTCACGGTAGCCCGGGAGGTGAAAGAGTTCCTGCCCCTTTTGAAGAAGAGGCTTCCGGCCGGTGTGGATGTTGGCTATTTTGCCGACATGTCTCTGGTGCTTAAAGACCGTATAAGGTTGCTTGTAAAGAATTTAGCTATGGGGTTTGTTCTTGTCGTGTTTCTCCTCGGAATATTTCTGGACTTCAGGCTTTCTTTGTGGGTTTCTGCAGGCATTCCCGTCTCTTTTCTGGCGGCCTTTGCAGTGCTTCCCTTTGTGGACGTCTCCGTTAACATGGTATCGCTTTTTGCTTTCATTATGGTTCTGGGTATTGTTGTGGACGATGCCATTGTTGTGGGCGAAAACATTTTCCGGAAGTCAAGAGAGGGTCTGAATCCCGTTGATGCGGCGGTCAGCGGAACGGTTGATGTGGGTATTCCGGTAATATTTTCGGTGCTTACTACTATGGTGGCCTTCGCTCCTCTGCTCGGCGGAAGTGGTATGATGGGTAAGATTATGAGAAACATTCCCCTCGTGGTGATCCTGGTTCTTGCCGGGTCGCTCCTGGAAGCGATATTCGTTCTTCCGTCCCATCTTTCCAGGAGCAGCTCTCTTGCAGGGGTTGACCGCCCCAAAATGGCGGACAGGCTTCTGGCCCTGTTCGTATCGGGGCCTTACAGCCGTTTCATGAGCCGTTGTTTCAGGTATCGCTACCTTGTGGTCGCTTTTTTTGGGGCATCGATTATTCTTTCACTGGGGATATGGAAGGCAGGATGGATCGGTTATACCTTTTTCCCGAATGTTGAAGGTGACTGGATAATTTGTTCTTTGCGGCTTCCCACGGGAGCCTCGGAAGAAAGGACGAGAGAGGTCGTCAACGAAGTGGAAAAGCGTCTGGCGGCGGCAGTTGAAGAAATTGAGGGAACTCCGTCGAAGGACAGGGAACTTCTGGTAAAAAGTGTATCAACTCTGATAGGCGTCCAGATGAGCACGGAGGATCTATCGGGGCAGTTTGTCAGCGGTAGCCATCTGGCGCAGATCTTTGTGGAGTTACTACCGGCTCAGGAAAGGGACGTTTCCAGTACGGCCGTTATGAACAAATGGCGTGAAAAATGCGCAGGTCTGCCGGGTATAGAAGAAATAACCTTTCAGAGTGCGCTTTTCAGCCCCGGTAAGCCCATTCAGGTGAATTTCTATGGTGATGACGAAGAAATGCTGAGAAAAGCAGCCGAAATGCTGAAAAAAGCTCTTTCCGAGTACTCCGGTGTGTATGACATAGGCGACAGCATGGTTGCCGGAAAGCCCGAAATAAAGTTCGATCTTCTGCCCTGGGGAAGATCTCTCGGGCTTACGCTTCAGGACCTGGCGGGTCAGGTAAGGCATGCCTTTTACGGAGCAGAGGCTCTCCGCTTTCAGCGAGAAAGCGACGAAGTGAAGGTTCTTGTGCGTCTTCCGGAAGAGGAACGAAGAACCCCTGATAATCTCGAAAACCTTTTCATCAGAACTCCCGCCGGGGGATGGGTGCAGTTCAAAGATGTTGCTCAGGCCAGAATAAGCAGGGGATATACCTACATTGAACATGAAGCAAAGCAGAGGGTTGTTAAGGTAACGGCGGACGTTAATACTGCCGTGGCCAATGCCAAGGAGATAAGAAGTGATCTTGCGAAGAGGGTGTTGCCGAAAATCCTGGGAGCTTATTCGGGGATAAGATATTCCTTTGAAGGTGAGGCAAGGGAGGAACGAGAATCCCTGAGAGATGTTTTCAAGGGATTCGGTGTGGCCCTTATCGGGATCTATACACTCCTGGCAATTCCCTTCAGATCCTTTACACAGCCCCTGATCGTCATAACGGCCATACCCTTTGGAATCGTCGGCGCACTTCTTGGTCACATATTCCTGGGGTATGATGTCAGTATAATAAGCCTTTTCGGAATTGTAGGGCTATCGGGCGTGGTGGTTAACGATTCGCTCGTGCTGGTGGAGAGGATCAACAGGTTGAAACCGAACTCAACCATCAGTAGTGCGGCTTTAGAGGCAGTTATGGTGAGGTTCAGACCTGTGATATTAACGTCCCTTACAACCTTTGTCGGTCTCGTACCCATTATTTTTGAAAGGAGTGTACAGGCAAAGGTGCTTATCCCCATGGCCATAAGCCTCGGCTTTGGGATAATTTTCGCCACGGTGGTCACTCTTATCCTGGTTCCCTGCCTGTACCTGATCCTCGAAGATTTTCATCTGTTGTTAGGAAAAGCAGGAGTTTTGTTGAGAGGTTTATTGAGGCCTGTGGAAAGATGA
- a CDS encoding PhoH family protein yields the protein MTRVACAVRREFRTFDDAELIQQLAGERNTNLKLIEKQIGVKLYLRGNQLLMEGSEPQVEVSLRLFDELVDLIKCGYPLYASDIVYASRILSDNIHANLKDIFFDRVFVTSSKKVVTPKSEKQKEYIDAIRKYDIVFGIGPAGTGKTYLAMAMAVAALTDRLVRRIILVRPAVEAGEKLGFLPGDLVEKVNPYLRPLYDALHDMMDFDRAAKLIQRGVIEIAPLAFMRGRTLNEAFVILDEAQNTTRDQMKMFLTRLGVGSKAVITGDVTQIDLPDDKPSGLVEAMEILKDIEGICFVYFTRQDVVRHKLVQDIIHAYEQAEKRRRSV from the coding sequence GTGACCCGTGTTGCCTGTGCCGTAAGGCGTGAATTCAGAACCTTTGATGATGCCGAACTGATTCAACAGTTGGCAGGAGAGCGGAATACGAATCTGAAGCTCATAGAAAAGCAGATAGGCGTGAAGCTCTACCTGAGAGGGAATCAGCTCCTGATGGAGGGATCGGAACCGCAGGTTGAAGTATCGCTCAGGCTCTTTGACGAACTCGTGGATCTCATAAAATGCGGATATCCCCTTTATGCCAGCGACATCGTTTACGCTTCGAGAATCTTGAGCGACAACATCCATGCAAACCTCAAGGATATCTTTTTCGACAGGGTTTTCGTCACTTCCAGCAAGAAAGTGGTTACCCCGAAAAGTGAGAAACAAAAGGAGTACATTGATGCCATCCGAAAATACGACATTGTTTTCGGCATAGGGCCGGCTGGAACGGGAAAAACCTATCTGGCGATGGCCATGGCGGTCGCGGCACTTACTGACAGGCTTGTCCGGCGTATCATACTTGTAAGGCCCGCCGTTGAAGCGGGAGAAAAGCTCGGCTTTTTGCCCGGTGACCTCGTAGAAAAGGTCAATCCCTATCTGAGGCCTCTTTACGATGCACTCCACGATATGATGGACTTTGACCGGGCCGCCAAGTTGATCCAGCGGGGTGTAATAGAGATCGCACCGCTGGCCTTCATGAGAGGTCGAACACTTAATGAAGCCTTCGTCATTCTTGATGAGGCTCAGAACACAACCCGGGATCAGATGAAAATGTTTCTGACGAGACTTGGCGTGGGATCTAAAGCCGTTATAACGGGAGATGTTACGCAGATTGACCTGCCCGATGACAAACCTTCCGGATTGGTGGAGGCTATGGAAATTCTTAAAGATATTGAGGGAATATGTTTCGTATATTTTACCCGCCAGGATGTGGTGCGTCACAAGCTCGTTCAGGACATTATTCATGCTTATGAACAGGCCGAAAAGCGGCGAAGGTCTGTATGA
- a CDS encoding PPC domain-containing DNA-binding protein, giving the protein MKYAQGRIGRVFVLRLEEGEKLPDILEDFAKEQGIRNGVVFLLGGADRGSRLVVGPDESVSDRIVPLVHEMSGITEMVGLGTVFRDETGSPTVHLHMAAGREGNASVGCSRAGVLVWLVGEVVIIELEGLSALRRRDPRSGLSLLDFTEE; this is encoded by the coding sequence ATGAAATACGCACAGGGACGGATAGGACGGGTTTTCGTTTTAAGACTTGAGGAAGGCGAAAAGCTTCCCGACATTCTTGAGGACTTTGCAAAGGAGCAGGGTATTCGAAACGGAGTCGTTTTCCTTCTCGGCGGAGCCGATAGGGGGAGCAGGCTTGTCGTTGGTCCCGATGAAAGCGTTTCGGATCGGATAGTCCCTCTGGTCCACGAAATGTCGGGAATAACGGAAATGGTGGGCCTGGGAACCGTTTTCCGGGATGAGACGGGTTCTCCGACTGTACATCTCCACATGGCTGCAGGAAGAGAGGGAAATGCTTCCGTTGGGTGTTCCAGAGCCGGGGTTTTGGTGTGGCTGGTGGGGGAAGTTGTTATAATTGAGCTGGAAGGCCTTTCGGCTTTGCGCCGACGGGATCCGAGAAGCGGTTTAAGTTTACTTGATTTTACGGAGGAATAA
- a CDS encoding efflux RND transporter periplasmic adaptor subunit — MNKKALLQVGLAAFVVFVSLVVMKWLEGFKKPVPTVSEQRPPTAVRVTKVEPYRGPIVIWNSGVVESFRSADLVSQVSGKIIRVSERFVSGGRFKEGEEVIKIEEVDYQLGVIQARAALAEARANLELEEAQAEIARKEWLRSRNRLPVPRLVARIPQVQAAKAKLESAKAQLERSMLDLQRTSIKTPFPCVISEKYVDVGQYVTVGQRLARVFYTGSVEITVPIGRDDLKWLKVPGLTCPVDERGSDAEVVALVGGVERRWQGRVVRWRGQVDEATRLYPVIVRVDRAYDTIPPLAVGTFVNVGIHGSVVKAGILPVSAIRLDDKGGEIVWVVEGGVMKSRPVKVAHRWKGRAYVVSGLKGGEDVVISDLPLATENMPVSIAGRE, encoded by the coding sequence GTGAATAAGAAAGCCCTTCTGCAAGTCGGATTGGCCGCTTTCGTCGTTTTTGTGTCTCTGGTGGTGATGAAGTGGCTTGAAGGGTTCAAAAAGCCCGTGCCAACGGTGAGTGAGCAAAGACCTCCGACGGCTGTACGCGTAACGAAGGTCGAACCCTACCGGGGGCCCATTGTGATCTGGAACAGCGGGGTGGTGGAAAGCTTCAGGAGTGCAGATCTCGTTTCACAGGTGTCCGGTAAGATTATCCGGGTTTCCGAAAGGTTTGTATCGGGAGGGAGGTTTAAGGAGGGCGAGGAGGTTATCAAGATCGAAGAGGTGGACTACCAGCTGGGGGTAATTCAGGCTCGTGCCGCCCTGGCGGAGGCACGGGCAAATCTTGAGCTTGAGGAGGCACAGGCCGAAATCGCCAGGAAGGAGTGGCTCAGGAGTCGGAACAGGTTACCCGTTCCAAGGCTCGTGGCAAGGATACCTCAGGTTCAGGCCGCAAAAGCTAAGCTGGAGTCCGCAAAGGCTCAGCTTGAAAGATCCATGCTGGATTTACAGAGAACGTCCATAAAGACGCCTTTTCCCTGCGTTATAAGCGAGAAGTACGTGGACGTGGGTCAGTATGTTACGGTGGGTCAGAGGCTGGCGAGGGTCTTTTATACGGGGAGTGTCGAAATAACGGTCCCGATAGGAAGGGACGACTTAAAGTGGTTGAAGGTACCGGGTTTGACGTGTCCTGTCGATGAAAGGGGCAGTGATGCGGAGGTGGTTGCTCTTGTCGGAGGTGTCGAACGCCGGTGGCAGGGCAGGGTGGTCAGGTGGCGGGGGCAGGTGGATGAAGCCACACGACTCTATCCCGTTATCGTGAGGGTTGACCGTGCCTATGACACTATTCCGCCTCTTGCCGTGGGAACTTTTGTTAATGTGGGCATCCACGGTTCGGTGGTGAAAGCCGGTATACTGCCAGTTTCGGCAATAAGGCTCGACGATAAGGGTGGCGAGATCGTATGGGTTGTTGAAGGTGGCGTTATGAAATCCCGTCCCGTAAAGGTGGCCCACAGGTGGAAGGGGCGGGCCTACGTTGTTTCGGGGCTTAAAGGTGGCGAGGATGTGGTTATTTCCGATCTGCCTCTGGCAACCGAGAATATGCCCGTAAGCATTGCGGGTCGGGAATAG